One region of Candidatus Hydrogenedentota bacterium genomic DNA includes:
- a CDS encoding amidohydrolase family protein produces the protein MPLFDLNVTLGRTALPAGAPFDTPGDLLEEMRRLRIDEALVCHAIALEADAEYGNALLIEQLRGHQNLFPCWVMAPPAFGDLPEPKGWVERARSAGVRAVRFTPKHGHYSLGAWCTGPLLNQLEQAGMPVLLDFGEHHWSQSPIPWNDVLDICRRFPSLDVALIGVSVGDTRNLYAALRTAPNLNLECHAFVLPDAYQLMAREGLAGRILFGTGMPQCAGENRVFQLCRSGLTQAEQTAASWHNAHRLLRINSHPATDLLRRDPANWPKGVVIDVHAHYGSWETTSSPVSRPEDIVNSMHRCAVHKVVGSSFTAIHGETRLGNEQTAHIIRKYLDFLYGYCVINPNYPQDTAGEIERCFEKAVNFVGLKFHCGLHGKPLHDAGYSEALEYANEHALPVLVHAHGEDDWKGTTQRYPNVPFIVAHACTWNTWSPPPDMISLAGVIDNLYLDVAGSAAWRKALQRLAKQVGLRKVLYGSDYPMFDFAFEVGRIALGDLSDVEKLTLCGGNAARLFTRLV, from the coding sequence ATGCCCCTCTTCGACCTGAACGTCACTCTCGGCCGCACGGCGTTGCCCGCAGGCGCGCCGTTTGACACCCCCGGCGACCTCCTCGAAGAAATGCGGCGCCTGCGCATCGACGAGGCACTGGTCTGCCACGCCATCGCGCTTGAGGCCGACGCCGAGTACGGCAACGCGCTGCTTATCGAACAACTCCGGGGACACCAGAATCTCTTCCCCTGCTGGGTGATGGCGCCCCCCGCGTTCGGCGACCTGCCCGAACCCAAGGGGTGGGTTGAGCGCGCCCGCTCAGCAGGGGTGCGGGCAGTGCGCTTTACGCCCAAACATGGCCACTACAGTCTCGGGGCATGGTGTACCGGCCCCCTCCTGAATCAACTCGAACAGGCCGGCATGCCCGTGTTGCTCGATTTCGGAGAGCACCACTGGAGCCAGTCGCCGATCCCGTGGAACGATGTGCTGGATATCTGCCGCCGCTTCCCCAGTCTGGATGTCGCGTTGATAGGCGTCTCGGTGGGCGACACGCGGAATCTGTATGCCGCGCTGCGGACAGCCCCCAATCTCAACCTCGAATGCCACGCCTTCGTTTTGCCTGACGCGTATCAGCTCATGGCGCGCGAAGGGCTGGCCGGCCGCATCCTTTTCGGCACGGGCATGCCTCAGTGCGCGGGTGAGAACCGCGTGTTCCAACTTTGCCGCAGCGGTCTTACCCAAGCCGAGCAAACCGCGGCGAGCTGGCATAACGCCCACCGTCTGTTGCGCATCAACTCACATCCCGCCACGGACCTGCTCCGCCGCGACCCCGCGAACTGGCCCAAAGGCGTCGTGATCGACGTGCACGCCCACTACGGGTCCTGGGAGACCACCTCGTCGCCGGTCAGTCGGCCGGAGGATATCGTAAACTCGATGCACCGTTGCGCCGTGCACAAAGTGGTCGGCAGCAGCTTTACGGCCATTCACGGCGAGACGCGCCTCGGCAACGAGCAAACCGCTCACATCATCCGCAAATACCTTGATTTCCTATACGGTTACTGCGTAATAAACCCCAATTATCCACAGGACACCGCAGGCGAAATCGAACGCTGTTTCGAAAAAGCCGTAAACTTCGTCGGGCTGAAATTCCACTGCGGCCTCCACGGAAAACCGCTACACGACGCCGGATACTCCGAAGCCCTCGAGTACGCCAACGAACACGCATTACCCGTGCTTGTACACGCCCACGGCGAAGACGATTGGAAGGGCACAACCCAGCGGTATCCGAACGTGCCCTTCATCGTAGCCCACGCATGCACATGGAACACCTGGTCGCCGCCTCCCGACATGATTTCTCTCGCTGGCGTGATCGACAACCTCTACCTCGACGTCGCGGGTTCCGCGGCATGGCGAAAAGCCCTCCAACGTCTGGCCAAGCAGGTAGGCCTGCGAAAGGTCCTGTATGGCTCGGATTATCCCATGTTCGATTTCGCGTTCGAGGTGGGCCGTATAGCACTGGGAGATTTGTCGGACGTCGAGAAGCTCACCCTGTGCGGAGGCAACGCGGCGCGCCTGTTCACACGGCTGGTATAG
- a CDS encoding bifunctional YncE family protein/alkaline phosphatase family protein, producing the protein MREWVFCCCVAALAAGCATTNELPGVQRALDAGPDAFLNKAVVGPQGDGTFVVPTTQVLNPAGKTVEFPGRPVDIAVHPDGRLLAIKNRGDVVFFDAVERSIAQTLSMPKGGSAYCGIAWTNDGSCVWTTAAEAAIHCATRGENGEFAWVKTVELPGPDGKGESAPGGFALDEAKGVIYVALSRNNSVGVVDIASGKVSAEFPVGIAPYDVVLLGDKAYVTNWGGRRPGPDDITGPTSGSRAVVNAAGIASTGTVSVIDLASGSVTREIEVDLHPCGMAMSPDGSRLYVANANSDTISVIDTARDAVTDSWLARPSPELPFGSAPNAIAVSDDGASLYVALGGNNCIAVMSAHNGRARGLIPAGWYPGAVAFAQEGALLCVANTKGVGSLHREANASRKEGMHGKDWQGFNSHDHMGSVTVVETPNAAMLNAYTQQAAVSMRLPHMLRGADKGAGAQRTVAIPERPGDVSAIKHVLYIIKENRTYDQVFGDMPQGNGEPALCQFGREVTPNHHALAEEFVLLDNFYCNGVLSADGHQWTNEGYVTDYLEKAFGGFPRSYPYDGDDALAYASSGFIWDHVLAAGLTFRNYGEMVKAQITPGTATWTDIYQGYLNGTDRVKVTARTEVNGLESYICPAFIGFPGKMQDVYRAREFLKEFHACEEKGEWYNFVIMLLPNDHTVGTREGYPTPRAAVADNDLALGQIVEAISRSQFWPQTAIFVVEDDPQAGLDHVDGHRTVALCISPYTRRAEVVSAHYNQNSMLRTIELIMGLPPMNQFDMAANPMYECFSDTPDTAPYTCRPNQIPLDEMNPKVASLRGKQLYYAKKSMEMPLDDIDRAEEDLFNRIIWHSVKGYDVPYPRLARRDTARAAMWGAPDIEAEND; encoded by the coding sequence ATGCGTGAATGGGTGTTTTGCTGTTGCGTGGCGGCGCTGGCCGCCGGGTGCGCGACGACCAACGAGCTTCCGGGTGTGCAACGCGCGCTCGACGCGGGGCCTGACGCCTTCTTGAACAAAGCAGTGGTGGGGCCGCAGGGGGACGGCACGTTCGTAGTGCCCACCACACAAGTCCTGAATCCCGCGGGCAAGACGGTCGAGTTTCCAGGACGGCCCGTGGATATTGCGGTACACCCGGACGGGCGGCTGCTGGCCATCAAAAACCGCGGCGATGTGGTGTTCTTTGATGCCGTCGAGCGCAGCATCGCGCAGACGCTCTCCATGCCCAAAGGGGGCAGCGCCTATTGCGGGATCGCGTGGACCAATGACGGGAGTTGTGTATGGACTACCGCGGCTGAGGCGGCTATTCACTGCGCCACGCGGGGGGAGAATGGCGAATTCGCGTGGGTGAAGACAGTTGAGCTGCCGGGCCCGGATGGCAAAGGCGAATCGGCCCCGGGCGGGTTTGCCTTGGACGAGGCGAAAGGCGTCATTTATGTGGCGTTGAGCCGGAATAACAGTGTCGGTGTAGTCGATATTGCCTCGGGGAAGGTGTCGGCGGAGTTTCCGGTGGGTATCGCGCCGTACGACGTTGTGCTGCTTGGAGACAAAGCCTATGTCACCAACTGGGGCGGGCGGCGTCCCGGGCCGGACGACATCACGGGGCCCACGTCGGGCAGCCGGGCGGTGGTGAATGCGGCGGGTATCGCGTCGACGGGAACCGTGTCCGTAATCGACTTGGCTTCGGGAAGCGTCACGCGCGAGATCGAGGTCGATTTGCATCCCTGCGGGATGGCGATGTCACCGGACGGTTCGCGGCTGTACGTTGCCAACGCAAACAGTGACACGATCAGCGTGATCGACACGGCGCGCGACGCAGTGACGGATTCATGGCTCGCCCGGCCGTCCCCCGAACTGCCTTTTGGCAGCGCCCCCAATGCGATAGCCGTTTCGGACGATGGCGCCTCGTTGTACGTGGCGCTGGGAGGCAACAACTGTATCGCGGTGATGAGCGCACACAACGGCCGAGCACGGGGCCTCATTCCTGCCGGGTGGTATCCCGGCGCGGTTGCGTTTGCGCAAGAAGGCGCATTGCTGTGCGTGGCGAATACCAAAGGCGTGGGGAGCCTTCACCGGGAAGCCAACGCTTCGCGAAAAGAAGGCATGCATGGCAAGGACTGGCAAGGCTTCAATTCGCACGACCACATGGGGTCGGTCACGGTTGTGGAGACGCCGAATGCGGCGATGCTCAATGCGTACACCCAGCAGGCGGCGGTTTCCATGCGCCTGCCGCATATGCTCCGCGGCGCGGACAAAGGAGCGGGGGCGCAGCGGACCGTGGCGATTCCTGAACGGCCGGGGGATGTGTCGGCCATCAAGCATGTGCTGTATATCATCAAGGAGAACCGCACCTACGACCAGGTTTTCGGCGACATGCCGCAGGGTAACGGCGAGCCGGCGCTCTGCCAGTTCGGCCGCGAGGTCACGCCCAACCATCACGCGCTGGCAGAGGAATTCGTGCTGCTCGACAATTTCTACTGCAACGGAGTTCTGAGTGCGGACGGTCACCAGTGGACCAACGAGGGCTATGTCACGGACTATCTCGAGAAAGCGTTTGGCGGGTTTCCACGGAGTTACCCGTATGACGGCGACGACGCACTGGCGTACGCGTCATCGGGCTTCATCTGGGACCATGTGCTGGCGGCAGGCCTGACGTTCCGCAATTACGGGGAGATGGTGAAGGCCCAGATCACTCCGGGGACCGCAACCTGGACCGATATCTACCAGGGTTACCTGAACGGGACCGACCGGGTGAAGGTCACCGCTCGTACGGAGGTGAACGGGCTCGAGAGCTACATCTGCCCCGCGTTCATCGGGTTTCCGGGCAAGATGCAGGATGTGTACCGCGCGCGTGAGTTTCTCAAGGAATTTCATGCCTGCGAAGAAAAGGGGGAGTGGTACAACTTCGTGATCATGCTCTTGCCCAACGATCACACGGTGGGGACGCGCGAGGGCTATCCCACTCCGCGGGCCGCTGTCGCGGATAACGATCTCGCGCTGGGGCAAATCGTCGAGGCCATAAGCCGCAGCCAGTTCTGGCCCCAGACGGCGATTTTCGTGGTGGAAGACGATCCACAGGCGGGATTGGACCACGTGGACGGGCACCGCACCGTGGCGCTGTGCATCAGCCCGTATACCCGGCGGGCGGAAGTTGTCAGCGCGCACTACAACCAGAACAGCATGCTCCGCACCATCGAGTTGATTATGGGATTGCCGCCTATGAACCAGTTTGACATGGCGGCGAACCCCATGTACGAGTGTTTCAGCGACACGCCGGACACCGCGCCTTACACCTGCCGCCCCAATCAGATCCCGCTGGATGAAATGAACCCGAAAGTGGCGTCGTTGCGGGGCAAACAGTTGTACTACGCGAAGAAATCCATGGAGATGCCCCTGGACGACATCGATCGTGCGGAAGAGGACTTGTTCAACCGGATCATCTGGCATTCGGTGAAGGGATACGACGTACCCTATCCAAGACTCGCGCGTCGAGACACTGCCCGCGCGGCCATGTGGGGCGCGCCGGATATCGAAGCGGAGAATGATTGA
- a CDS encoding glycoside hydrolase family 127 protein — translation MRTLVCLSQIVLSGFLVSFAAQGAVSLKGTQEMESVPHGQWRFGGEIGKRIDANIENWLLRAPGANPGLIEMFHRRDRHWPYAEPVPWAGEFAGKYLIAAVQAVRMTGDPRVKPFVQEFVDALVASQAEDGYLGPWRENDRLLGHWDLWGHYHCMLGLLMWYDETGDQNAYACAIRAADRICETYHPGGRRPIEAGTPMINLSVVHVMALMYERTGEQRYWDLIQMIVEDMEKDGDWLREGAKGTPYFKLPGGGTRWESIHIVQGIVELYRITGEERYKTAALNLWESIRDFDRHPSGAFSTNEQAFGSVYERGSIETCCSVAWEALTIDILKLTGEPKVADELELTTWNQVLAAQHPSGNWWTYDTPLDGIRAPSYHQINFQYRPGTPELNCCSVNAPRGLGMLSEWAAMRDENSVVVNFYGPCSFEVPLSDGKRVKITEETDYPLGGKVALLFECDEPAEFGLRLRIPEHMPAVNMDSNRPYAGPWPPTPGTYLNLQGSWANGDRINIEFDMATRVWAGKGSRYGRAAVYRGPLLLAFDAFYNDIESADMKPIDVAAVELAPVRVMPPDSLVRHAPIGLWKVNTAGAEPVVLCDFASAGAHGTDYVSWLLAVNVPPVRARLELPRDGEKGTPGPVLLRWSTQGAQGVICEAVMAKDAGFNDVVARVPDLSANYTIVDEAVRAPGTYYWKVLSVSGEKQAENEEGPRSFTVDPAANRSFFSIGDDGLLFSAPLDGKGAPDFGRLEHEENVEPAPERNGNTGGAVFFNGVDAGLRYELPFFPERDYTFYAWVYPESLPVGSIQQIFSGWCQGMDDPLRVTLRDNGVCAGIEAGQACATPVVPLTNATWVHVAAVKAGPVLQLYVNGKEAATANVPERITTRSTLVGIGFNPKFSGGEYFKGRIDGAAFYASALSAERILRLYEHGE, via the coding sequence ATGAGAACCCTCGTCTGCCTGTCTCAGATAGTCTTGTCCGGTTTTCTAGTCTCATTCGCGGCGCAGGGCGCCGTTTCCCTGAAAGGAACCCAGGAAATGGAAAGCGTGCCGCATGGGCAGTGGCGTTTTGGCGGCGAGATTGGCAAGCGCATCGATGCGAACATCGAGAACTGGCTATTGCGTGCGCCCGGCGCCAATCCCGGGCTCATCGAGATGTTTCACCGGCGGGACCGTCACTGGCCGTATGCGGAGCCGGTGCCGTGGGCGGGGGAGTTCGCGGGGAAATACCTGATCGCGGCGGTCCAGGCGGTGCGGATGACCGGCGACCCGCGGGTGAAACCGTTCGTACAGGAGTTCGTGGATGCATTGGTTGCGAGCCAGGCCGAGGACGGTTATCTCGGGCCGTGGCGCGAGAACGACCGGCTCTTGGGTCATTGGGACCTGTGGGGACACTACCACTGCATGCTGGGCCTCTTGATGTGGTACGACGAGACCGGCGACCAGAACGCCTACGCCTGCGCCATTCGCGCTGCGGACCGCATCTGTGAGACGTATCACCCCGGGGGCCGGAGGCCCATCGAGGCGGGCACGCCGATGATCAATCTTTCGGTAGTGCACGTCATGGCGCTTATGTACGAGCGAACGGGCGAACAGCGGTACTGGGACCTGATACAGATGATTGTCGAAGACATGGAGAAGGACGGTGACTGGCTGCGCGAGGGGGCGAAGGGAACGCCCTATTTCAAGCTGCCGGGCGGTGGCACGCGGTGGGAAAGCATTCATATCGTGCAGGGAATTGTGGAACTGTACCGAATCACGGGCGAGGAACGGTACAAGACCGCCGCCCTGAATCTCTGGGAAAGTATCCGCGACTTTGACCGGCACCCGTCGGGGGCGTTCTCGACCAACGAACAGGCCTTCGGCTCGGTATACGAGCGGGGCTCGATCGAGACTTGCTGTTCGGTGGCCTGGGAAGCCTTGACGATAGATATTCTCAAGCTTACGGGCGAGCCGAAGGTGGCGGATGAACTCGAGCTGACCACGTGGAACCAGGTTCTCGCGGCGCAGCACCCCTCGGGCAACTGGTGGACCTATGACACGCCCCTGGACGGCATTCGCGCGCCTTCCTATCACCAGATCAATTTCCAGTACCGGCCGGGGACGCCGGAGTTGAACTGCTGTTCGGTGAATGCGCCGAGGGGCCTGGGGATGCTCAGCGAATGGGCTGCGATGCGGGATGAGAACAGCGTGGTTGTCAATTTTTACGGTCCCTGCTCGTTCGAGGTGCCACTGTCCGATGGCAAACGCGTCAAGATCACGGAAGAGACCGACTATCCCCTAGGCGGAAAGGTCGCGCTTCTGTTTGAGTGCGATGAGCCGGCCGAATTCGGCCTTCGATTGCGTATCCCCGAGCATATGCCTGCAGTCAATATGGATTCCAACCGGCCGTATGCGGGGCCGTGGCCTCCCACGCCGGGAACGTACCTCAACCTGCAGGGGTCTTGGGCCAACGGCGACCGGATCAACATCGAGTTTGATATGGCCACGCGCGTGTGGGCCGGGAAAGGATCCCGGTACGGTCGCGCGGCGGTCTATCGCGGGCCTCTGCTGCTGGCGTTTGACGCGTTCTACAACGATATCGAGTCGGCGGACATGAAACCGATTGACGTAGCGGCCGTCGAGTTGGCGCCTGTTCGCGTTATGCCCCCGGATTCGCTTGTGCGGCATGCTCCCATCGGTCTTTGGAAGGTGAATACGGCGGGGGCAGAACCGGTTGTGCTGTGCGATTTTGCGAGCGCGGGCGCCCACGGCACCGATTATGTGTCGTGGCTTCTGGCGGTTAACGTGCCGCCAGTCCGCGCGCGGTTGGAGCTTCCGCGAGATGGCGAGAAAGGCACACCCGGCCCGGTGCTGCTCAGGTGGTCTACACAGGGGGCTCAGGGTGTGATTTGCGAGGCCGTCATGGCTAAGGATGCCGGGTTCAACGACGTAGTTGCCCGGGTTCCGGACCTGAGCGCCAACTACACCATCGTGGACGAGGCGGTGCGCGCGCCAGGGACGTACTACTGGAAAGTCCTGTCAGTCAGCGGCGAAAAACAGGCCGAGAACGAAGAAGGTCCGCGGTCTTTTACGGTCGATCCTGCCGCGAACAGGTCATTTTTCAGCATCGGGGACGATGGCCTGTTGTTCTCCGCGCCCCTGGACGGAAAGGGCGCCCCGGATTTCGGGCGTCTCGAGCACGAGGAGAATGTGGAACCCGCGCCAGAGCGTAACGGCAATACGGGAGGGGCCGTATTCTTCAATGGGGTCGACGCGGGACTTCGATACGAGTTGCCGTTCTTCCCGGAGAGGGACTATACGTTTTACGCGTGGGTGTATCCGGAGAGTCTGCCGGTGGGGTCGATCCAACAGATCTTCTCGGGCTGGTGCCAGGGAATGGATGATCCTCTTCGGGTGACCTTGCGTGACAACGGCGTGTGCGCGGGCATCGAAGCGGGTCAGGCCTGCGCAACGCCGGTTGTACCCTTGACCAATGCGACATGGGTGCATGTGGCGGCGGTCAAGGCGGGGCCTGTCTTGCAGTTGTATGTTAACGGGAAAGAGGCAGCAACGGCGAACGTGCCCGAGCGCATCACAACCCGGAGCACGCTGGTTGGAATCGGTTTCAATCCGAAGTTCAGCGGGGGAGAATACTTCAAGGGCCGGATAGACGGCGCGGCTTTCTATGCGAGCGCCCTTTCCGCGGAGCGAATCCTGAGGCTCTACGAACATGGCGAGTGA
- a CDS encoding PAS domain S-box protein, which produces MESSRNAATSWQRPRIGWSVVVFVVLGTLFEFGSIYADDFFPSPHKVGNFLSLASGIFMALALLTITRRLAEDRVSRGIILVAASLFVFSKVLACTVEYKGLRGVPVFGRDGFGHDILEDYTYTIALVMILFGFIRSALEANKARYTFGLQNVALKREVEQRAEVERALRASEALYRDLVDTVPDVVWRVDRTGTFTFVSPSVDTAFGISPDNVVGKRLGDVFPKDVAERTQASIAQRVSGESWEAGQGFQFNYVRPDGGVRSFESLSAPVYDSDGRVVEIQGVSRDITAYIEANEALAASEEKYRVFVENSPLVMARVNRDMKYVFVNRAYLEAVRLTQEAVVGKGPEVIEGVMHPDDFPVIVGYVKEALESQERRTTEVRMMDAEGRWRWFLHLVYPWYEPNGRLGGIETLARDVTERRLAEEALRKSEETARALLNATSDHVGLIDHEGRLLALNEHLAGSFGKSPSDLVGADIRELLNGETAVTRWRNMRAVLRTGRPLRFSDEYKGRHFEHCFYPVGDENGEFTRLAFYSRDMTDSLRKEEERVRLAKAIEQAPDSVIVTGTDGVIQYVNPGFERNTGYTRQEVAGQTTRFLRSTEHAESFYRTIEDTISRGAIWSGRLVSRRKGGSLFESDATISPVHNDAGVIINHVWLIHDVSTEVSLERQLLQAQKMEAVGTLAGGIAHDFNNILSLILGHSELLLEAIPDNEIARFNVRQITRAGNRGAELVKQILTFSRQVERRCELCNVGTILKEALRFLAASLPATVEIQQHIEDETGAVMADPIQIYQVVMNLCTNAYQAMGTEGGILELGVDEVEIGRDFQADVGSPGPGKYVRLTVSDTGTGIDPAVIGRMFEPFYSTKKPSQGTGLGLSTVHGIVTGYGGAVRVHSAVGEGSVFEVFLPQVEAGIPLEAAPEEFLVGGSERILFVDDDADLTQMAGMLLHHLGYTVETFSNSMAAFEAFSSSPESFDLAIVDQIMPHLMGVELAKRMLQRRPGFPVFLLTGYSEGITPEQARDLGIREFIMKPFSSRELGTLIRKALDGVDAQRN; this is translated from the coding sequence ATGGAAAGCTCGCGAAACGCCGCAACGTCATGGCAGCGTCCCCGGATTGGGTGGTCGGTGGTTGTGTTTGTCGTCTTGGGAACGTTGTTCGAGTTTGGCTCGATCTATGCCGACGATTTCTTTCCGTCCCCCCATAAAGTTGGCAACTTTCTAAGCCTTGCTTCCGGTATCTTCATGGCGTTGGCATTGCTGACCATCACGCGCCGCCTGGCCGAGGACCGTGTCTCGCGCGGCATCATCCTGGTGGCGGCCTCGCTGTTCGTTTTTTCGAAAGTCCTTGCCTGCACGGTGGAATACAAGGGGCTGCGCGGCGTTCCTGTATTCGGGCGCGACGGATTCGGGCATGATATCCTCGAAGACTATACCTATACGATCGCCCTGGTCATGATCTTGTTCGGTTTTATCCGTTCCGCGCTCGAGGCCAACAAGGCCCGCTACACGTTCGGCCTTCAGAACGTGGCGTTGAAACGCGAGGTGGAGCAGCGTGCCGAAGTCGAACGCGCGCTGCGTGCCAGCGAGGCTCTCTACCGGGACCTCGTGGATACGGTCCCTGACGTTGTTTGGCGGGTCGACAGAACAGGCACGTTCACCTTTGTCAGTCCTTCGGTCGATACAGCCTTCGGTATATCTCCGGACAATGTTGTGGGCAAACGGCTGGGAGATGTGTTTCCGAAGGACGTCGCGGAACGGACACAAGCCTCGATTGCCCAGCGGGTGAGCGGCGAATCCTGGGAAGCGGGGCAGGGATTCCAATTCAACTACGTGCGGCCCGATGGTGGGGTGCGGAGCTTCGAGTCCCTGAGCGCCCCCGTATATGATTCCGACGGGCGGGTCGTGGAGATTCAGGGCGTCTCACGTGACATCACGGCCTATATCGAGGCGAATGAGGCGCTTGCGGCGAGCGAGGAAAAATATCGGGTCTTTGTCGAAAACAGCCCCCTGGTGATGGCACGCGTTAACCGCGATATGAAATATGTTTTCGTCAATCGAGCCTATCTTGAGGCCGTCAGGCTCACCCAGGAAGCGGTCGTCGGCAAAGGTCCGGAGGTTATCGAAGGCGTCATGCATCCCGACGATTTTCCGGTGATTGTAGGCTATGTCAAAGAGGCACTCGAGAGCCAAGAACGCCGTACCACCGAGGTTCGGATGATGGATGCAGAGGGCCGTTGGCGCTGGTTCTTGCATCTTGTTTACCCGTGGTACGAACCGAACGGCCGGCTGGGCGGAATCGAAACGCTTGCGCGCGATGTGACCGAACGGAGACTGGCGGAAGAGGCTCTGCGGAAAAGCGAGGAAACCGCCCGGGCGCTTCTGAACGCGACGAGCGACCATGTCGGTCTGATTGACCATGAAGGGCGCTTGCTTGCCTTGAACGAGCACCTGGCTGGCAGCTTTGGGAAATCCCCTTCGGACCTGGTGGGAGCGGATATCCGCGAGCTTCTGAACGGGGAAACTGCCGTAACGCGTTGGCGGAATATGCGGGCTGTGCTTCGAACGGGGCGTCCGCTTCGTTTCAGTGACGAATACAAGGGGCGCCATTTCGAGCACTGCTTCTATCCCGTGGGCGACGAGAACGGGGAGTTCACGAGGCTGGCGTTCTATTCACGCGATATGACCGATTCGCTGCGTAAAGAAGAGGAGCGGGTCCGGCTTGCCAAGGCGATCGAACAGGCGCCGGACTCGGTGATCGTGACCGGAACCGACGGCGTCATCCAGTACGTGAACCCGGGTTTCGAACGAAACACGGGCTACACGCGTCAGGAAGTTGCCGGTCAAACCACGCGTTTCCTTCGTTCGACCGAGCATGCTGAGAGCTTTTACAGAACCATCGAGGATACGATTTCTCGCGGGGCGATATGGTCCGGAAGACTGGTAAGCCGCCGCAAGGGCGGGAGTCTGTTCGAGTCGGACGCCACGATTTCGCCGGTCCATAACGACGCGGGGGTAATCATCAATCACGTATGGTTGATACATGATGTATCCACTGAGGTGAGTCTGGAGCGGCAGTTGCTTCAGGCCCAGAAAATGGAGGCCGTCGGCACGCTTGCGGGGGGTATTGCCCACGATTTCAACAACATTCTCTCACTCATACTCGGGCACAGCGAGCTTCTCCTCGAAGCCATTCCCGACAACGAAATAGCACGCTTCAACGTGCGGCAGATCACGAGGGCGGGCAATCGCGGCGCCGAGCTTGTCAAACAGATCCTCACCTTCAGCCGCCAGGTCGAGCGCCGTTGTGAGCTGTGCAATGTGGGGACTATCCTGAAAGAGGCCCTTCGGTTTCTTGCCGCCTCCCTTCCTGCAACCGTCGAAATCCAGCAGCACATCGAGGACGAGACCGGGGCTGTCATGGCCGACCCGATACAGATCTACCAGGTGGTGATGAATCTATGCACGAACGCCTATCAAGCGATGGGTACCGAAGGCGGAATTCTGGAACTGGGCGTGGACGAAGTGGAGATTGGCCGCGACTTTCAGGCGGACGTAGGGTCTCCGGGGCCGGGAAAATATGTACGGCTGACCGTTTCCGACACCGGGACAGGCATTGATCCGGCTGTCATAGGCCGTATGTTCGAACCGTTCTACTCGACCAAGAAACCCAGCCAGGGGACAGGTCTCGGGCTGTCAACAGTGCACGGGATCGTGACAGGTTATGGGGGCGCGGTGCGGGTTCACAGCGCGGTAGGAGAAGGGTCGGTTTTCGAGGTGTTCTTGCCCCAAGTGGAAGCCGGTATTCCCCTGGAAGCGGCTCCGGAGGAATTCCTGGTTGGGGGTTCCGAGCGGATCTTGTTTGTGGACGATGACGCCGATTTAACCCAGATGGCAGGCATGCTGCTGCACCATCTCGGATACACGGTCGAAACATTCAGCAACAGCATGGCGGCCTTCGAGGCCTTCTCCTCCAGCCCGGAGAGCTTTGATCTGGCCATTGTGGACCAGATCATGCCCCACCTCATGGGGGTCGAGCTGGCCAAGCGCATGCTGCAGAGGCGTCCGGGATTCCCCGTGTTCTTGCTTACCGGATACAGCGAAGGCATAACGCCGGAGCAGGCGCGCGATCTGGGGATCCGTGAGTTCATCATGAAACCATTTTCTTCCCGGGAACTGGGGACTCTTATCCGCAAGGCGCTGGATGGCGTGGACGCGCAGCGTAACTGA
- a CDS encoding DUF1559 domain-containing protein has protein sequence MPGRTGFTLIELLVVIAIIGILAAILLPALSRAREAARRASCANNLKQLGLSLFMYANEHQGRFPHRQVRKVTGALSPEMMFNGPAMMPEYVSDVNVVWCPSWNAPPDILERYDVGKGNGDGIIQPEEVGQEPYHYTGWLLMEDVNILGPLVGVEGTGLNGRHEEPEYLLTPWGELARANVDTGGAASDDDFKVCAAFSGTQVGGGDTYYRLREGIERLMITDINNSAASSAASSAVPLMWDHCTTKVIDFSHAPGGGNVLYLDGHVEFLLYPNERFPFTEDSARTLGRYGKPFDGF, from the coding sequence GTGCCGGGAAGAACAGGCTTTACGTTGATTGAACTACTGGTCGTTATCGCCATTATCGGCATTCTTGCGGCGATTCTATTGCCCGCGTTGAGCCGGGCCCGCGAGGCGGCCCGCAGGGCGTCGTGCGCAAACAATCTCAAACAGCTCGGCTTGTCGCTGTTCATGTACGCGAATGAGCATCAGGGCCGCTTCCCGCACCGTCAGGTCCGGAAGGTGACGGGAGCGTTGAGCCCCGAAATGATGTTCAACGGTCCCGCGATGATGCCCGAATACGTCAGCGACGTGAACGTGGTGTGGTGCCCGTCGTGGAACGCGCCGCCGGACATTCTCGAGCGGTACGACGTGGGCAAAGGCAACGGCGACGGCATTATCCAGCCCGAGGAGGTTGGCCAGGAGCCCTATCACTACACGGGGTGGCTGCTCATGGAAGACGTGAACATACTTGGGCCGCTGGTGGGGGTCGAGGGGACGGGGCTCAACGGGCGCCACGAGGAACCCGAGTACCTGTTAACGCCATGGGGCGAACTCGCCCGGGCCAACGTCGATACGGGCGGCGCCGCCAGCGACGATGACTTCAAGGTTTGCGCCGCATTCAGCGGCACGCAGGTTGGGGGCGGCGACACGTATTACCGCTTGCGCGAAGGCATCGAGCGGCTCATGATCACCGACATCAACAATTCCGCGGCAAGTTCGGCCGCCAGCAGCGCCGTTCCGCTCATGTGGGACCATTGCACGACGAAGGTCATCGACTTCTCGCACGCCCCGGGCGGCGGTAACGTGCTCTATCTCGACGGACACGTCGAATTCCTGCTCTATCCCAACGAAAGGTTCCCCTTCACCGAGGACAGCGCCCGGACTCTCGGCCGCTATGGCAAGCCGTTCGACGGGTTTTAG